The DNA segment GCCAGTTCTTCTCCAACGCCGACTGGATGAACGCCGCTGCGGCCAGCCTCAAGGTTGCCGTGCTGACCACGATCTGCGCCGTGGCCCTCGGTTTGCCAACCGCGTTTGCTCTGGTGCGCGGACGCTTCCCCGGCCGGGAAATGCTTTACGGTCTGTTCACCCTGCCGATGATCGTGCCGCTGGTGATCATCGCGGTGGCGGTGTACGCGCTGTTTCTCAAGCTCGGTTACACCGGGACCCTGTTCGCCTTCGTGGTCAGCCATGTGATCGTCGCGCTGCCGTTCACCATCATCTCGATCATCAACTCGCTGAAGCTGTTCGATCAGTCGATTGAAGACGCGGCGGTGATCTGCGGCGCCTCACGCCTGCAAGCGGTGTTCAAGGTGACCTTTCCGGCGATCCGCCCGGGCATGGTCGCCGGCGCCCTCTTCGCCTTTCTGGTTTCGTGGGACGAAGTGGTGCTCAGCGTGATGATGGCCAGTCCGACCCTGCAAACCCTTCCCGTGAAAATGTGGACCACCCTGCGCCAGGACCTGACCCCGGTGATCGCCGTCGCTTCGACGCTGCTGATCGGCCTGTCGGTGTTGGTCATGGTGATCGCCGCCGCGCTGCGCCGGCGCAACGAAATCAGCGCCTGAGCGCCCAGGAGTACGACATGAGTGCCGTGATCAAAGACGCATCCCAGCAGAACGACAAACCCCTGGTCAGCCTGCGCAATCTGAACAAGCACTACGGCGACTTTGCCGCCGTCGACAACATCTCGCTGGACATCAAGGACGGCGAGTTCCTGACCTTCCTCGGTTCCAGCGGCTCGGGCAAAAGCACCACGCTGTCGATGCTCGCCGGGTTCGAAACCCCGAGCAGCGGCGAGATCCTGGTCAACGGTCAGTCGCTGGTCAACGTGCCGCCGCACAAACGCGACATCGGCATGGTGTTCCAGCGCTATTCGCTGTTCCCGCATCTGTCGGTGCGCGACAACATCGCTTTCCCGTTGGCGATTCGCAAACTCGCTGCCGCCGAACGTGACAAGCGTGTCGATGCGATGTTGAAACTGGTGCAGCTCGAACAATTCGCCCATCGCCGCCCTTCGCAGTTGTCTGGCGGACAACAGCAACGCGTCGCCATCGCCCGGGCGCTGGTCTATGAGCCACGCATCCTGCTGATGGACGAACCGCTCGGCGCGCTGGATAAAAAACTGCGTGAAGACTTGCAGGATGAACTGCGCCAGCTGCATCGGCGCCTGGGCATCACCATCGTCTACGTCACCCACGATCAGGAAGAAGCGATGCGTCTGTCGCAGCGCATCGCGATTTTCAGTCACGGCAAGATTGTTGGTTTGGGCAGCGGTTATGACCTGTATCAGAACCCGCCGAATGCGTTTGTCGCGTCGTTCCTCGGCAACTCGAACTTCCTCAAGCTCAAGGCGCAAGGCAATGCGGCGGCGAGCTTTGAGGGGCAGTCGTTGTCGATTCGCCTGACCGCCGGCTTGCACACCGAGCAGGATGTGCTGCTGATGGTGCGGCCGGAAAAGGCTGTGGCGCTGAGCGTACAGCAGGCGAGCGAGGAGCCGTTGGCAGCGGGTTGGAATGAAGTGTCGGCCAAGGTCGTGGAGGTGCTGTTTCTCGGCGAAAGCCAGACCTGCAGCGTGGTGACGTCGGGCGGTACTTCGATGACGGTTAAAGCGCTGTCGGCGGCGGGCATGCCGCTCAAGGCTGGCGAACCGGTGCGAGTGCGCTGGGCGACGGCGGACGCCTGCGTCTACACCGAATGGACCGACAGCGACCTCAACAAAGCCG comes from the Pseudomonas sp. RSB 5.4 genome and includes:
- a CDS encoding ABC transporter permease; the encoded protein is MLLTPNAMNRRMRFGLYATTGLIGLFLLLPIVFIVLLSFGSSQWLVFPPPGWTLKWYGQFFSNADWMNAAAASLKVAVLTTICAVALGLPTAFALVRGRFPGREMLYGLFTLPMIVPLVIIAVAVYALFLKLGYTGTLFAFVVSHVIVALPFTIISIINSLKLFDQSIEDAAVICGASRLQAVFKVTFPAIRPGMVAGALFAFLVSWDEVVLSVMMASPTLQTLPVKMWTTLRQDLTPVIAVASTLLIGLSVLVMVIAAALRRRNEISA
- a CDS encoding ABC transporter ATP-binding protein; the encoded protein is MSAVIKDASQQNDKPLVSLRNLNKHYGDFAAVDNISLDIKDGEFLTFLGSSGSGKSTTLSMLAGFETPSSGEILVNGQSLVNVPPHKRDIGMVFQRYSLFPHLSVRDNIAFPLAIRKLAAAERDKRVDAMLKLVQLEQFAHRRPSQLSGGQQQRVAIARALVYEPRILLMDEPLGALDKKLREDLQDELRQLHRRLGITIVYVTHDQEEAMRLSQRIAIFSHGKIVGLGSGYDLYQNPPNAFVASFLGNSNFLKLKAQGNAAASFEGQSLSIRLTAGLHTEQDVLLMVRPEKAVALSVQQASEEPLAAGWNEVSAKVVEVLFLGESQTCSVVTSGGTSMTVKALSAAGMPLKAGEPVRVRWATADACVYTEWTDSDLNKAAGAH